CGGTTCCGCCCGCACGCGGAGCCGAAGGCGTGGGCGCGCAGGCTGTTCGGCCTGCCCGACCGGCCCACCATCCTGTTCGTCGGCCGCCTGGACGAGGAGAAGCACCTGACGGAGCTCGTCCGCGCCCTGCCGTACGTCCTGAACACCACCGACGCGCAGGTCGCGCTGGTCGGCCAGGGCAACCAGCGGGCCGAGCTGGAGCGGCTGGCCGGGCGCATCGGCGTGGCCGAGCGGGTGTCGTTCCTCGGGTTCGTGCCCGACGAGGAGATGCCGCAGACGTTCGCCGCGGCCGACGTGTTCGCCATGCCGGGCGTCGCCGAGTTGCAGAGCATCGCCACGCTGGAGGCGATGGCCAGCGGCCTGCCCGTGGTGGCGGCCGACGCGATGGCGCTGCCGCACCTGGTGGACGGCAACGGCTACCTCTTCGCGCCGGGCGACGTGATGGGCCTGGCCGGGCATCTGACCGCCATCCTGACGGACGACGCGCTGCGCGCCCGTCTCGGCCGGGTCAGCCGCGAGCTGGCGCTGACGCACGACCACCAGACCTCCCTCGCCCGTTTCGAGCAGATCTACGACGAGGTGACGCGATGACGGAGCACGCCGCGGTGCCGCCGCGCGGAATGGTCGCCGGTCCGGTCGCCGGTGTGCTGGTGACGGTCGCCGCGCTCGGCTACGCGCAGGTGGCGCTGCCCGAGCAGCCGCTGCTCAGCGACTACGCGCTGGTGCCCGGCGGGATGCTGCCGGTGATGATCGGCATGCTGGCGCTCGCGGGGGCGTGCCTGTGGCTGGCGTACGGGCTGACGGTCCGCGAGCCCGCCCGCACCGCCGCGACCCGGGTGCTGCTGGTGGCCACCGCGGCGGGTCTGGCGCTGTGCGCCATCTTCCCCACCGATCCCGGCCTCTCGCAGATCAGCACCCTGGAAGGGGAGGTCCACCGGTGGGCCGCCGCGGTCGTCTTCACCGCGCTGCCCCTGGCGGGATGGACGCTGGCCAGGCGGAACACGTCCCTGCCGTGGGGCAACGCGGTCCGGGCGCTGAGCGTGACGTCGGCGCTGGCGCTGGGCGGTTTCCTCATCACGCATCCGGCGTCGTTCACCTCGTCGCCGATCAACGGCGCCGCCTACTACGGCCTGCTCGAACGCGGCGTGGTGCTGGCCGAGATCGCCCTGCTGACCGCCATGGCGCTGGCGTCCGCCGGTGGGCGCAGGCACCCCGCGGCGCTGGAGCCCCCCGCCTCTTCCGGGCCCGCCGCCGAGGCCGGCGCGCGGCCGGAGCGGCTCGCCGCCTGACATGCTTCGCCGCCCGTCGAAACGATCCGCGCCTAGCGTGGTGTCATGACCGGCTCTCCGCTCCCCCGCGCCGTGACCTTCCGCGACCTGCACCGTCCCGGTGACCCGCTGCTGCTGCCCAACGCCTGGGACTACGGCTCCGCCGCGCTGCTGGCCGCCCACGGGTTCCCCGCGATCGGCACCACCAGCCTCGGCGTGGCCGCCGTGTACGGCAGGCCCGACGCCGCCGGCGCCACCCGGGCCGAGACCATCGAGCTGGCCGCGGCCATGCGCGACCTGGGCGTCCTCGTCACCGTCGACATCGAGGGCGGGTTCAGCGACGACCCCGCCGAGGTGTCCGACCTCGTCGCGGCCCTCGCCGCGCTGGACGTCGCGGGCGTCAACCTGGAGGACGGCCGCCCCGACGGCACCCTGCGACCCATCGGGCTGCAGCAGCGGATCATCGCGGCCGCGCTCGGCCACGGCGTGTTCGTCAACGCGCGGACCGACACCTGCTGGCTGCGCACCGGTGACACGCTGGAGCGGGTGCGCGCCTACGGGCACGCCGACGGCGTGTTCGTCCCCGGCCTGACCGGCCTGCGCGAGATCGAGGCGGTGGTCGCGAGCACCCCGCTGCCGCTCAACGTACTGCACCAGCCGGACGGACCGGCCATGGGCCGGCTCGCCGCCGTGGGCGTGGCCAGGGTCAGCACCGGGTCGCTGCCCTACCGGGCCGCGCTGCGCGGAGCGCTGGCAGCCGTGCTGGCCGTACGGGGCGAGGGAGCCCCCGTGCCGCTGCCCACGTACGGACAGATCGCTGATTTGCTGCCGAAAGCCTGATAATCGGGGTATGCGCTTCGAGATCCTTGGCCCGACGAGGGTCGTGGGCGAGGACGGGAAGCCGGTCCCCCTCGGCGGCCCCCGGATGCGGGGTCTCCTCACGCTGCTGGCGCTCGACGTGGGCCGCGTCGTCCGGTCCGACGTGCTCGTCGACGGCCTGTACGGCGAGCAGCCGCCCGAGGGCGTGGCCAACGCGCTTCAGGCGCAGGTGTCGCGGCTGCGCAGGGCGCTGGGCCGCGACCGGGTCGAGTTCCACCCGGCCGGCTACCGGCTGGCCGCGGACGCCGCCGACGTGGACGCCCACCGGTTCGAGCGGCTGGCCGCCGAGGGCGGGCACGCGCTGCGCGCGGGCGACGCCCGCCTGGCCGCGACACTGCTGCGGGAGGCGCTGGCGATGTGGCGCGGCACGGCGCTGGCCGACGCCCCGTTCGCGGCGGCCGCGGCGGCGGGGCTGGAGGAGCGGCGGCTGGCGGCCACGGAGGACCGGGTCCAGGCCGACCTGGAGCTGGGCCGCCATCGCGAGCTGGTGGCCGAGCTGCGGCAGCTCACCGCGGCCCACCCGCTGCGCGAGCGGTTGCGGGTCCAGCTGATGCGCGCCCTGTACGGCAGCGGCCGGCAGGCGGAGGCGCTCAGCGCGTACGAGGAGGCCCGGCGGGCGCTCGACGAGGAACTGGGCCTGGCCCCCGGCCCCGAACTGGCGGCAGCCCACCTCGCCGTGCTGCGCGGCGACCCGGCCCTGGGCACCGCCGCCCCCGACGTCCCCGCCCGCGAGCCGGAGGGTGGGCGGCCGCGGCGCCGGACGGGGGTGCGGGCCCAGCTCACCAGCTTCGTGGGTCGCGACGAGGAGTTGGAGCAGGTGGCCGCCCACCTGCGGCGGGCACGGCTCGTCACGCTCATCGGCGCCGGCGGCTCGGGCAAGACCCGGCTGGCCCTGGAGGCGGCCGGGCGCTACGCCGGTGACGTCTGCTTCGTGCAGCTCGGGCCCGTCGCGGGCAGCGGGGGTGACGCAGGCGGCGGGGGTGACGTGCCGGGCGCCGTGCTGGCGGGGCTCGGCATCCGTGAGAGCCTGCTCGCCGGCCCCGAACGGCTCGCGCTCGATCCGGCCGCCCGGCTGGTGACCGCGCTCGCCGAGCGCGACCTGCTGCTGGTGCTCGACAACTGCGAGCACGTCGTGGCGTCCGCCGCCGAGCTGGCCGACCTGCTGCTGGCCGCCTGCCCGCGGCTGCGGGTGCTGGTGACCAGCCGCGAGGCGCTCGGCATCACCGGCGAGCGGCTGCTGCCGGTGGCGCCGCTGCGGATGCCCCCGGCCGACGCGCCGAACCCGCTCGACTACCCGGCCGTGCGGCTGTTCGCCGACCGGGCGGCGGCGGTGCGGCCGGGATTCGCCGTCGATGAGGACACCGCGGCGCAGGTGGTGGCCGTCTGCCGGGCACTCGACGGGCTGCCGCTGGCCATCGAGCTGGCCGCGGCCCGGCTGCGCACGCTGACGGTGGCCGAGGTGGCGGCGCGGCTGGACGACCGGTTCCGGCTGCTGGCCAAGGGCAGCCGCACGGCGCTCCCCCGGCACCAGACGCTGCGCGCGGTCGTCGCGTGGAGCTGGGACCTGCTCGACGAGGACGAGCAGCGGCTGGCCAGGCGGCTCACCGTGTTCGCCGACGGCGCCACGCCAGGCGCGGCGGAGCGGGTGTGCGGGCTGCCGGAGGAGGTGCTGTTCGCGCTGGCGGACAAGTCGCTGGTGGAGGTGGCCGGCGGCCGTTACCGGATGCTGGAGACGATCAGGGCGTTCTGCGCCGAGCGGCTGGCCGAGGCGGGCGAGAGCGAGGCGCTGCGCGAGGCGCACGCCGCCTACTACCTCGACCTGGCGATGACCGCCGACCCGCACCTGCGACGGGCGGAACAACTGGAGTGGCTGGCCCTCCTCGACGAGGAGGACGACGACCTCGACGCGGCCCTGCGATGGGCGGCCGAGACGGGCCGGACCGAGCTGGGCATGCGGCTGCTCGCCCATGCCGCCTGCTACTGGTGGATGCGCGGCCACCGGGTGACGCGCGCAGCGCTGGCGCGGAGGCTGCTGGCGGGCTCGCCCGTCAACACGCCGGCCGGGCTGGAGGAGGAGTACGCGATCTGCGTGCTCGTCGCGGCCTGGGGCGGCGAGCCGAGCCCGGAGCTGCGAAACCGTCTGGCGGATCTGCAGCGGCGGCACCCGGTCGGGCACATGCTGGCGCGCCTGGAGTTCCTCTCGATGCTGCTGCCGATGTTCACGGGGCCGCCGGGTGACATCGAGGCGGTCCGGGCGTTGCAGGCCCAGGTCGCCGGCACGCTGCCCGCCTGGCCCGACGCGCTCAGCCAGGCCGGCGTCGCGTTCGTGCTGCAGGGCATGGGCCGGTTCGAGGAGGCGAGGGCCGGGTTCGAGCAGGCGCTCGTCTCGTTCGGGAAGCTGGGTGAGCGCTGGGGCACCACACTGGCGCTGACGGGGCTGGGCACGCTGGCCTTCGACCAGGGCCGCTTCGCCGAGGCGTACGAGCTGGCCGGGCGGTCGTTCGCGGTGGCCGAGGAGCTGGGGTCGGTGCCCGACATGGCGGAGAGCCTGTGCAGCCGGGGCGACGCCCGTGCGCGCCTGGACGACCTCGCGGGGGCGGAGGCCGACTACCTGCTCGCCGCCGACCTGTCGCGCCGGGTGGGCCACGGCGAGACGATGGCGCTGGCGCATGCGGGGCTGGGCGAGGTGGCGATGCGGCGCGGCGACGCCGGCACGGCCCGCCGGCGTCTGGAGCAGGCGCTGGCGGAGTGCCCCGACGGCTGGTACAGCGCCGTGGACATCCGCCACCGCATCGTCGCCGACCTGCGCGCCCTGGCCGGCGGCCCCAAGGACGGCCGGGGTGACGGGCCGAGTGACGGACCGAGCGACGGACCGGATGACGGACCGAGCGACGGGCCGGATGACGGGCCGGCGGGCGCGGCCGATGCGGCGGCGGGCGGGACGGTCAGCGGGCGGTAGGCGGGCGGTCAGCGGCGTCGCCGAGGGTGGCGGCATGACGAAACGATGGGCTTCCCTGGTGATCGCCTGCCTGGCGACCCTGCTGCTCTCCCTGGACCTGACCGTCCTGCACCTCGCACTGCCGCGCTTGGTCGGTGATCTCGGCGCCGGCGCCACGCAACTGCTCTGGATCGGCGACGTGTACGGCTTCGCGCTGGCGGGCCTGCTGGTCACCATGGGCAACCTCGGCGACCGCATCGGTCGCAAGCGGCTGCTGCTCATCGGCGCAGTCGCGTTCGGCGCGGCCTCGGCGGTGACCGCGTACGCGCCGACCCCCGAGCTGCTGATCGCGGCGCGTGCGCTGCTCGGCGTGGCCGGTGCGACGATCATGCCGTCCACCCTGTCGATCATCCGGAACGTCTTCACCGACGCCCGCGAGCGCACCACGGCGATCGGCATCTGGAGCGGGATGAGCGCCGCCGGCTTCGCCGTGGGCCCGGTGGTCGGCGGGCTGCTGCTCGACCACTTCTGGTGGGGCTCGGTGTTCCTCATCAACCTGCCGATCATGGCGCTGGTGTTCGTCGGCGGCCTCCTGGTGCTGCCGGAGTCGCGCAACCCGGACGCGGGCCGGATCGATCTGCTGAGCGTGGCGCTGTCGTTCGCCGGCGTGGTGGCGGTCATCTACGCGGTCAAGGAGGCGGCCCACACGGGCGTCGAGCACGTGGACGTGCCGGTGGCGGGTGTGCTCGGCGTGGTCTGCCTGGCCTGGTTCGCGGGGCGGCAGAGCAGGCTGGCCGAGCCGCTGATCGACATGCGGCTCTTCCGGCGGCGGGCGTTCACCGCGTCCATCGGCACCAACCTGCTGGCCATCTTCACCATGATGGCCATGTCGCTGATCTTCGCCTGGTACTTCCAGCTCGTGCTGGGCTGGTCACCGCTGCAGGCGGGGCTGGCGGGCCTGCCGGGCGGGCTGAGCGGCGCGATCGGCGGGATCCTGGCCTCCCGGCTCATCGGCGTGATCGGCCGGAACGGCGTCGTGGCGCTGGGCCTGCTGATGAACGCGGGGGCGTTCCTCACCTACAGCACGCTCGGCCAGGACCCCGACTACCTGGTGATCCTCGCCGCGATGCTGGTCGGCGGCGCGGGGATCGGGTTCGCGTTCACCGTCAACAACGACAACGTGCTGGCCACCGTGCCGAAGGAGCGCGCGGGGGCGGCGGCCGCGGTGTCGGAGACGTCGTTCGAGCTGGGGGGCGCGCTCGGCATCGCGGTCCTCGGCACGGTGCTCAACAGCGCCTACAGTTCCGGGCTGCGCCTGCCGGCCGGGCTGCCCGCCGACGGGCCCGCGCGGGAGTCGATCGCGGGGGCCATGGAGGTGGCGGCGACCCTGCCGGCGGAGCAGGCGGCGGTGCTGGTGCAGGCGGCGCGGGCCGCGTTCGTGGCGGGCGTGCACGTCACAGGGCTCGTCACGGCGGCGCTGCTGGTGGTGGCGGCGGTGTTCGCGCTGGTGGGGCTGCGGGGCGTGCCGAAGGTCATCCCCGAGGAGGTCCTGGCCCGCGCCCACTCGTGACCCGCCGGAACCGGGCCCCACGTTCGGGCCGGACCGGCGGGCCGGACGGGCGGGGCGGACAGGCGGGACGGACAGGCGGGACGGACAGGCGGGGCGGACAGGCGGGCGGGCCGGACGCGAGGGGTGGGGTCACGCGGTGGGACGGGCGGCGCAGGGGCGGGAGCGAACCGGGGCCAGCCCGTCGAGACGGGTGCCGATCAGCCGGGCCAGCCCCTCGATGGTCTGGATGCCCTGCCCCTCGCCGGCCTGCTGGTCGGTCTGCACCGACAGCAGCAGGTCCCGGCCGGGCCCGGTGATCCGCCCGTAGCTGGTGACCGCCCAGGTGTTGCGGACGAACGGCCGCGGCGTCCAGCCGTTCTTGACCGCCACCCGGTCGCCGGGCCGGGCGGCGGCGCTGACCCCCCACGCCTGTTCGGGCCGGACCCGGCTCATGAGGTCGAGCACCAGACGGCGGTCGCCGGCGCTCATCCCGGCCCCGCCCCTGACCAGCACGGTCAGCAGCCTGATCCGGTCGGCCGGGCTGGTGGTGGTGCCGCCCCAGAACCTGCTCGGCCCCGGCGTGGTCTCCCGCATCGCCGCCCGGCGGTAGAAGTCGCTCATCCCGCCGCCCGCGCCGACCCGCCACCACAGCGTGTCGGCCGCCGCGTTGTCGCTCTCCCGGATCATGCGGGACGCCAGCTCCCGCTCCCCCGCCCTCAGACCGGTACGGCGGAGCAGCAGCAGCCTGGCCAGGATGTCCACCTTGGCGCCGCTGGCCGTGATGATGCCGCCATCGTGCGCCCCGCGGCCCAGCCGGACTCCGGTCACCAGGTCGTGCGCCCCGAAGACGACCCTGCCGGGCCGCCCGGCCAGGTAGCGGTCGAGGTCGCGCAGCAGCCGGGTCCGGGCGGCCCGGCCGGCCCGCGGGTCGGCCACCTTGAGCACGCAGGGCGCCACCGTGACGCGCGGCCGCGCGGACGTCACCGGCGAGGGCGGCCCCACCGCCCGCTCGGTGCCGCAGCCCGCCACGCACCCCAGGCCGAACCCCAGCCCGAGCCCGAGCCCCACCTTGAGCCCGACCCTGAGCCCCAACCCGAGCACCGGAACGAGCACCGGAACAAGCACCGCACCACGTCTTGTCGCACGCACGCCGCAACCCCCGAGATGTCACCGGGGGTCACGACGATCCATCCCCTCATGCCCGCCTTGTCACACCTCAGGGCGGGTGCGTCAGAGATGTTCGCGCAGGAAGGCCGCGGTCGCCTCGACGGCCTGCGACACGTACGGTTCGGCGTCGTAGAGGTCGATGTGCCGCTGGGCGTCGAGCCAGACGAGCCGCTTGGGCTCGTCGAGCCGCCGGAACACCTCCTCGGCGCCCTCCGGCGAGCAGAACCGGTCGACCACCCCGTGCACGATGAGCGCCGGCTTGGGCGACAGGAAGTCGGCGCCCATCATGTTGTCCACGGTGATCAGCTCGCGGATGCTGGCGCGGGTCACCTCGTTCGCCCAGGAGGCCGAGGCGGCGCGCTCGGTGCCGTAGTAGGCGTACGGCTCGTCGCCCGGCATGGCGGCCTCGCCCTCCTCGGCCACGGCGGGGAGGTACTCGACCGGCCCGCCCAGGTCCTGACGTTCCAGCACCTCGCCGAGGCCGGCCAGGGCGGCCTGGTAGTCCATGCCGGCCCGCATCGTGTAGGGGTTGTTGTAGGCCCCGGCGATCCCGGCGAACACCTTCACCCGAGGGTCGAAGGCGGCGAACCTCAGCGCGTAGCCGCCGCCGAGGCAGATGCCGACGGCGCCGATCCGCTCGCCGTCGACCTCGGGCCTCGACCGCAGCACCGACACCGCGGCGCGCAGGTCGTGCAGCTTGCCCTGCGGGTCCTCGTGCCGGCGCGGGGTGCCCGCCGACTCGCCCCAGTTGCGGTGGTCGAACGCCAGCGTCACGTACCCCTCGCGGGCGAGCCGCTCGGCGTACAGCCCGGTCACCTGGTCGCGTACGCCGGTGAACGGCCCGGTGAGCACCAGCGCGGGCAGCGGCCCGCGTCCCCCGGCCGGCACCCGGAGGTCGCCGGCCAGCCCGACTCCGTCGGCCTCGAACTCGATCCTCATGCCACCAGTCTGGTGGCCGCGGCGGCCGTCCGGCACCCGGCCGCCGCGGCCGGTCGGCAGGTGATCAGGAGTCGAACCCGAGGCCCATCCGGTCGAGCGTGCGCAACCACAGGTTGCGCCGGCCCTGGTGGCGGTCGGCCTGGGCGATCGACCAGCGGGTGAACTGGATCACCCCCGACCGCACCGGCTCGGGCGGGAACGGGACCGGCTTCTCCTTCACCATGCGCAGCTCGGTGCGCTCGGTGTGCTCGCCCGACAGCAGGTCCAGCATGACGTTGGCGCCGAAACGGGTGGCGCCGACGCCCATGCCGGTGTAGCCGACCGCGTAGGCCAGGCGCCCGCCGTGGGCCCGGCCGTAGAAGGCGCTG
This Nonomuraea muscovyensis DNA region includes the following protein-coding sequences:
- a CDS encoding DUF998 domain-containing protein, encoding MTEHAAVPPRGMVAGPVAGVLVTVAALGYAQVALPEQPLLSDYALVPGGMLPVMIGMLALAGACLWLAYGLTVREPARTAATRVLLVATAAGLALCAIFPTDPGLSQISTLEGEVHRWAAAVVFTALPLAGWTLARRNTSLPWGNAVRALSVTSALALGGFLITHPASFTSSPINGAAYYGLLERGVVLAEIALLTAMALASAGGRRHPAALEPPASSGPAAEAGARPERLAA
- a CDS encoding isocitrate lyase/PEP mutase family protein, which produces MTGSPLPRAVTFRDLHRPGDPLLLPNAWDYGSAALLAAHGFPAIGTTSLGVAAVYGRPDAAGATRAETIELAAAMRDLGVLVTVDIEGGFSDDPAEVSDLVAALAALDVAGVNLEDGRPDGTLRPIGLQQRIIAAALGHGVFVNARTDTCWLRTGDTLERVRAYGHADGVFVPGLTGLREIEAVVASTPLPLNVLHQPDGPAMGRLAAVGVARVSTGSLPYRAALRGALAAVLAVRGEGAPVPLPTYGQIADLLPKA
- a CDS encoding BTAD domain-containing putative transcriptional regulator, which codes for MRFEILGPTRVVGEDGKPVPLGGPRMRGLLTLLALDVGRVVRSDVLVDGLYGEQPPEGVANALQAQVSRLRRALGRDRVEFHPAGYRLAADAADVDAHRFERLAAEGGHALRAGDARLAATLLREALAMWRGTALADAPFAAAAAAGLEERRLAATEDRVQADLELGRHRELVAELRQLTAAHPLRERLRVQLMRALYGSGRQAEALSAYEEARRALDEELGLAPGPELAAAHLAVLRGDPALGTAAPDVPAREPEGGRPRRRTGVRAQLTSFVGRDEELEQVAAHLRRARLVTLIGAGGSGKTRLALEAAGRYAGDVCFVQLGPVAGSGGDAGGGGDVPGAVLAGLGIRESLLAGPERLALDPAARLVTALAERDLLLVLDNCEHVVASAAELADLLLAACPRLRVLVTSREALGITGERLLPVAPLRMPPADAPNPLDYPAVRLFADRAAAVRPGFAVDEDTAAQVVAVCRALDGLPLAIELAAARLRTLTVAEVAARLDDRFRLLAKGSRTALPRHQTLRAVVAWSWDLLDEDEQRLARRLTVFADGATPGAAERVCGLPEEVLFALADKSLVEVAGGRYRMLETIRAFCAERLAEAGESEALREAHAAYYLDLAMTADPHLRRAEQLEWLALLDEEDDDLDAALRWAAETGRTELGMRLLAHAACYWWMRGHRVTRAALARRLLAGSPVNTPAGLEEEYAICVLVAAWGGEPSPELRNRLADLQRRHPVGHMLARLEFLSMLLPMFTGPPGDIEAVRALQAQVAGTLPAWPDALSQAGVAFVLQGMGRFEEARAGFEQALVSFGKLGERWGTTLALTGLGTLAFDQGRFAEAYELAGRSFAVAEELGSVPDMAESLCSRGDARARLDDLAGAEADYLLAADLSRRVGHGETMALAHAGLGEVAMRRGDAGTARRRLEQALAECPDGWYSAVDIRHRIVADLRALAGGPKDGRGDGPSDGPSDGPDDGPSDGPDDGPAGAADAAAGGTVSGR
- a CDS encoding MFS transporter → MTKRWASLVIACLATLLLSLDLTVLHLALPRLVGDLGAGATQLLWIGDVYGFALAGLLVTMGNLGDRIGRKRLLLIGAVAFGAASAVTAYAPTPELLIAARALLGVAGATIMPSTLSIIRNVFTDARERTTAIGIWSGMSAAGFAVGPVVGGLLLDHFWWGSVFLINLPIMALVFVGGLLVLPESRNPDAGRIDLLSVALSFAGVVAVIYAVKEAAHTGVEHVDVPVAGVLGVVCLAWFAGRQSRLAEPLIDMRLFRRRAFTASIGTNLLAIFTMMAMSLIFAWYFQLVLGWSPLQAGLAGLPGGLSGAIGGILASRLIGVIGRNGVVALGLLMNAGAFLTYSTLGQDPDYLVILAAMLVGGAGIGFAFTVNNDNVLATVPKERAGAAAAVSETSFELGGALGIAVLGTVLNSAYSSGLRLPAGLPADGPARESIAGAMEVAATLPAEQAAVLVQAARAAFVAGVHVTGLVTAALLVVAAVFALVGLRGVPKVIPEEVLARAHS
- a CDS encoding serine hydrolase, translating into MLVPVLVPVLGLGLRVGLKVGLGLGLGFGLGCVAGCGTERAVGPPSPVTSARPRVTVAPCVLKVADPRAGRAARTRLLRDLDRYLAGRPGRVVFGAHDLVTGVRLGRGAHDGGIITASGAKVDILARLLLLRRTGLRAGERELASRMIRESDNAAADTLWWRVGAGGGMSDFYRRAAMRETTPGPSRFWGGTTTSPADRIRLLTVLVRGGAGMSAGDRRLVLDLMSRVRPEQAWGVSAAARPGDRVAVKNGWTPRPFVRNTWAVTSYGRITGPGRDLLLSVQTDQQAGEGQGIQTIEGLARLIGTRLDGLAPVRSRPCAARPTA
- a CDS encoding alpha/beta hydrolase — protein: MRIEFEADGVGLAGDLRVPAGGRGPLPALVLTGPFTGVRDQVTGLYAERLAREGYVTLAFDHRNWGESAGTPRRHEDPQGKLHDLRAAVSVLRSRPEVDGERIGAVGICLGGGYALRFAAFDPRVKVFAGIAGAYNNPYTMRAGMDYQAALAGLGEVLERQDLGGPVEYLPAVAEEGEAAMPGDEPYAYYGTERAASASWANEVTRASIRELITVDNMMGADFLSPKPALIVHGVVDRFCSPEGAEEVFRRLDEPKRLVWLDAQRHIDLYDAEPYVSQAVEATAAFLREHL